From Cardiocondyla obscurior isolate alpha-2009 linkage group LG09, Cobs3.1, whole genome shotgun sequence, one genomic window encodes:
- the LOC139105794 gene encoding uncharacterized protein, whose translation MSTSENSSSSNPDASTTVSNDVEIAVHSETRKTSIFTLYAKIFRLLLTARIPNFSLLSDDLRNREVENLILPSDEEWRHRVYHSLVELQRERDAETAEDRTDSGKDSKRHIIRKNSQDWEWRPREKGSLPQGRKDENIVGSSTIISGLFGSGGSMTEARVEPGWRVKDILLAAKVLQNTQPLLNYANEAEMRRVFGLVYDVLRYKNILNRALENAGFWHRNGALKERERVVWLLLYDMQGRKFARRRGEGATEAQDRILETVELKDIEDALLKAKTHLAASISRLRIKGSALNLDELLPTHLRIAEGICWADQSAIASGWINTMRVFSKDKFIEDISKVTLELCDDTEVAELNENEYTFDPICPKVINLLDKAREKLAVSNLVRDHRFIFLERSLCLGAATLAQAIRVARLCGPVILTHSIAPRHTGYLAGLLADIEDSGRLLAFGTGNNRCEYEAYLMTLGITLQQCRIFSERYIAPPPSIELERATIVLATPPCSYTGIRDVVDLAVARGGDIALLESLTSDTAGGIKQPRALLAEQFSTLKYALTRPNIQFLIYEVHTILPSETTEMIRQVVEYANQLATEKYIREHPPKRKILSKDTSGKVSKTVRPDSCKPEQLKEHWEDQLQVQHEPVLLSKQENEEEEKLLDAADVVVPDSDLFEVGTIDEIYGDLYNERVLDPGCFIAVIRRKEMMQFNSLFMIKVAESKGLFGDPDKERSPKKIEAPPTAVRPVSRASRKGFKRAKVEIDRLATPTHAWMLRASKKRQPCPRHSRRIVRDEKMLSTQVRETRKRDARRWWRDAITFLIDSEKDQDNRKDSDFQFYATRSDPFTQKPLYPFRVKNMMLSKCYRRFRQEILAVDST comes from the exons ATGTCGACCAGCGAAAATAGTTCATCATCGAATCCAGACGCGTCAACAACAGTATCCAACGACGTCGAAATCGCTGTTCACTCCGAGACTCGTAAAACCAGCATATTCACGCTCTATGCGAAGATATTTCGCCTGCTCCTTACAGCGCGAATACCAAACTTCAGCCTGCTCAGCGACGACCTGCGTAACAGAGAAGTGGAAAATTTGATACTGCCAAGCGATGAAGAATGGCGTCACCGAGTTTACCATAGTCTCGTCGAGctgcagagagaaagagacgctGAAACGGCAGAAGATAG aacggATTCTGGCAAAGATAGCAAGCGCCATATAATCCGCAAGAACTCGCAAGACTGGGAATGGCGTCCCAGAGAAAAAGGATCACTTCCGCAAGGTAGAAAAGATGAAAATATCGTTGGCTCTTCGACGATTATTTCAGGACTCTTTGGCAGTGGTGGCTCGATGACGGAGGCTCGTGTCGAGCCAGGTTGGCGGGTCAAGGATATCCTCTTGGCGGCCAAAGTCCTGCAAAATACACAGCCTTTACTAAACTACGCCAACGAGGCTGAAATGAGACGCGTCTTCGGTTTAGTATACGACGTTCTGAGAT ATAAGAACATCTTGAACCGCGCTCTCGAGAATGCTGGCTTTTGGCATCGCAATGGTGCGCTGAAAGAACGAGAGCGAGTAGTCTGGTTACTGCTTTACGATATGCAGGGAAGAAAGTTTGCTCGTCGACGTGGCGAAGGTGCAACTGAGGCTCAAGACAGGATACTCGAG ACTGTCGAATTAAAGGACATCGAAGATGCTTTGCTGAAAGCGAAGACGCATTTGGCAGCGAGCATTTCGCGACTTCGAATTAAAGGATCTGCACTCAACCTCG aTGAGCTTCTTCCAACGCACCTGCGTATCGCGGAGGGAATATGCTGGGCAGACCAGAGCGCGATTGCTTCTGGATGGATTAACACCATGAGAGTGTTCAGTAAAGATAAATTCATAGAAGACATATCGAAAGTGACGCTAGAGCTTTGCGACGATACTGAAGTGGCAGAGCTCAATGAGAACGAATATACTTTCGATCCAATTTGTCCAAAAGTAATCAATCTGCTCGATAAAGCACGAGAGAAGCTTGCTGTGTCTAATTTGGTGCGCGACCatcgatttattttcttg gAAAGATCTCTCTGCCTCGGAGCTGCCACGTTAGCGCAGGCAATACGTGTCGCCCGCCTTTGCGGTCCTGTAATTCTCACGCATTCAATTGCCCCTCGTCACACGGGCTATTTGGCAGGGCTCTTGGCAGACATTGAAGACAGTGGGAGGCTTCTGGCTTTCGGCACGGGAAACAATCGTTGCGAGTACGAAGCATATCTAATGACTTTAGGCATCACTCTGCAGCAATGTAGAATATTTTCTGaaag GTACATCGCGCCACCGCCGTCCATCGAGCTGGAAAGAGCAACTATTGTTTTAGCGACTCCCCCGTGCAGTTATACCGGCATCCGGGACGTTGTGGACCTCGCCGTCGCTCGTGGTGGCGACATTGCGTTGCTAGAATCTTTGACTAGCGACACAGCCGGTGGAATCAAACAGCCGCGCGCACTGTTGGCCGAGCAATTTTCCACTCTGAAGTACGCCTTGACGAGGCCGAACATACAATTTCTGATCTACGAGGTGCACACGATTCTGCCGTCCGAGACCACGGAGATGATTCGCCAGGTTGTCGAGTACGCGAATCAGCTGGCAACGGAGAAATACATTCGCGAGCACCCC ccaaaacgaaaaattctGTCTAAAGACACCAGCGGGAAAGTTTCAAAGACAGTCAGACCCGATTCCTGTAAACCAGAGCAATTAAAAGAACACTGGGAAGACCAATTGCAGGTGCAACACGAGCCGGTATTATTATCCAAAcaggagaacgaggaggaggaaaaattattagatgcAGCTGACGTTGTT GTACCTGATAGCGATCTGTTCGAGGTAGGGACCATCGACGAAATTTACGGCGACTTATACAACGAGCGTGTACTAGATCCAGGCTGCTTCATTGCAGTGATCAGGCGGAAAGAAATGATGCAGTTCAACTCACTTTTTATGATTAAGGTCGCGGAGTCGAAAGGATTGTTCGGTGACCCTGACAAAGAGCGAAGTCCTAAGAAAATCGAGGCACCGCCGACGGCGGTGCGTCCGGTGTCTCGAGCTAGTCGCAAAGGTTTTAAGCGTGCCAAA GTCGAGATAGATCGCCTAGCGACGCCTACACATGCCTGGATGCTGCGAGCTTCAAAGAAACGTCAACCGTGTCCTCGTCACAGCCGACGTATCGTACGCGACGAGAAGATGCTGTCGACGCAAGTGCGAGAAACGCGAAAACGAGATGCGCGCCGATGGTGGCGGGATGCAATCACTTTCCTGATCGATTCAG